Part of the Mauremys mutica isolate MM-2020 ecotype Southern chromosome 1, ASM2049712v1, whole genome shotgun sequence genome is shown below.
AGCACCTTGCTGCCTGTCCTCCTGCCCCTGTTACAGAGTCTCTCTGACAGCACAGCTGAGTTTGCTGTGGTGGCACAGAACATCTTCAGATTTAAACAGTTCGCAGCCTTTACCCGTCTCTACATATTGTAAAGAGAGTGAAACCTGCCAACGTACCTAATTCCTGCTAGAAGGGGAGCCGCTGACACCAGAGGTTTTCACCCTAAAGGACAAGGAGTCACTGAagaggttgcacaggcagcaggcAGTGTCAGTTCAGATAGGGAGGCAACTGTGtttatgaagcatgtctgcacattcccttgggggccacttggccatcagggaacctcagctgaTTGGCTTTGTGTGCATCAGCTCTATCCCCTGTCAGTAGCCTAGTCACATGGCTACTTCGAGGGCAGTTGAGTGGTAATGATGATGCCATCACCGCTGTGATCTtgctgaaagaaaataaaatagagtAATAATATGGGGCATGATTATTTCCTGGCAGCCCCCTTTCCTGCATTACAAACCCAGGGTGCAGGGTTGCCTCAGATGGGAGTGTGCCTCGTGTGGGTGGGTTTGGGCCAGTAGTCCTTGGCCAATGGTGTCACCCTGCTCGGTTCCACACACCTGCCACTCCTGCGGTGAAGCaaggtccaggtgcaggggtttACAGCTCTCTCCCCACCCAGTAGCCGGAGAACGGGCCGGGGCACTGGAATAGCACTGAGTGTAGAATAGGAGTGGGGTAAGCCCAGCATCTCAGAATCGCTGAGTGGCGAAGCGGAATaagcccccagcccctgaccgcgtgccctgaccccactccccggcaggagaGACGGATGCAAACCCCTTGCACCTTttaccccatttccccagcatgAGGAGGGTCTAGAAGTAGTGGAGAGGGAACCTCAGTTTTCCTGGCTGAGCCAAGGCCGCACAAAACTCTAATCCGCCTCAGGAAATGGGGCTCCTGAAAGCTGTTCCTCTATCTCCAGAGCAAAGCCTGTCTAACTTAGCTCGTAGTGATATGTGAGCAGGTCCAGATTAACTCTTCTGGAGGCCCAGGGCCATTAGAATTTGTGGGGCCTcctaggctccagggtggggacaAAGATGAGGAGTTCacagtgcagggagggggctgtgggagaggcaggagggtggatgcaggagagggtgagggctccagctgtgagtgtgggctctggggtgggtctgagGCTGAGatgtttggagtgcaggagagagctcagggtagggggttggtctgggggtctgggagggagttcgggttcaggagcagcctgggggttgggatgtggggccTGGGCAGGGGACTTCAggttggggtagggggttggggtgtggggcgcTGGCCTGGGGCAGGTCCCGTTtggtgggggggtgcaggtggcTTTGCGCGGCCCTGCGCTTGCTTGCAGGTAAAACCCCCTGCAGCTTCAGAAGGAGCTTGCTGTTGTTTGCAGTGATACGTCTCTAGTTGGGAGGCAGGGGACAGCAGCTTCCTGTTGctaattcccagcttctgggaaatagaggctagggacacaacaCCTTctcatcgtggctaatagccattgatggatctatcctccatgtaTGTATGTAGGTCTTTCTTTAACCTTGTTatgacttggccttcacaacatcctctggcaaagagttccacaggttgactgcgcattgtgtgaagaaatacttccttttatttgttttaaacctgttgcctattaatttcattttgtgacccctagtttttTTGTTATGAGaaatagtaaacaacacttccttatctactttctctacaccagacatgattttatagacctcaatcatatctccccttagttgtGTCTTTTTCAAGAGGAAAAGTTACATTTCCAAGTTACATTGTTTTGGAAAGCCAAGGAGCTCTTGGGACCAATTCTAGTTTTCCTGTGTCTCTGAGAGCATCTTCCCATCTGTTTATCTGTTTCTTGTGCAAGGAGCCTTTGCTGAAACCTGTGTGAGCCTGGCTCCGAACCATTGTTCCTCTCTGCGGCtagtggcaggggagggagcagctggcagctcagcaTGTTGTGATTACCAGGAACTCAGGGAATTAAACTCCTGTGAAATCATTAAACAGGAACCCAAGAACAATTCCTATGGCAGGAGACCCAGGCATATCATCCTTTTAATAAGcctgtgtaagcagggtctgagtgAGTTCTCCCCTGAGAGCTATCCAAGAGGGACAGAGATTTCAGGAGCAAACTTTATTTCCATAAACACActtactctgcctaggtatccagcagataGAGTGGTGATGCTCAAAGTGACCAGCTTTGGTTAttgctgggttacaaatcactgtaGAACTGAATGCATTGGGGGTGAAATGTTGTCAATGTTATCGTTTTTATTGTATgactaaaggggagcagaactgtgcttaacctgccccaaatgagggggtcaccctgAGCTGACAGTATCACGTCAAGTCAGGGGCTGGAATGCCAGATTCCTGTGAGGGTAATAGGAGTGGGGATAGGTGTCCTAGCCAGGATGTATGGCCTTTTCCTAAGGGTCCAACATCTGGTTTACCATGTTCCTacccactgttcaaagatagagctaaataggGTCCATTGGGAGCCTTTTGTTATTTTCAGTGATCAAAGGAGAACGGAAATCACTTGTGGTGGAATGGCCTTTCTGCCTGgcctgccggggagtggggtcagggcacgcggtcagggggtgggggcttaTTCCACTTTGCCACCCAGCGATTCTGAGATGCTGGGCTTGCCCCACTGCTATTCTACACTCAGTGCTATTCCAGTGCCCCGGCCCGTTCTCCGGCTACTGGGTAGGGGGAGAGGGGCAATCCCCTGCACCTGGACGTTGCTTCACCGCAGGAGTGGCTGGTGGCCTGAACGGAGCAGGGTGACATCGTTGGCCCAGGATCAGTGGCTAATCCACTACTGGCCTAAACCCGCCCCCACACGGCACACCCCCATCTGGGGTAAGAGACCAGGGAATCAGGGCTCCGGACCGGCAGGAGAGGGATACAGCTGGGCACCAAGCTGGAGTCGGGAGTCCCAGCTGGTGGATTGGGCTTGGATGCTCAGTGGgtgccccccctcctccacccccagcccacccATGGCTACAGCCCTGCTTCAACCCAGCCTTGTGTCCCTGTGTCTCGAAGCATCTTCCCGTCTGTTTGCCCCTTTCTTGTGGAAGCAGCTTGTGCTGAACCCCGTGTGAGCCTGGGCCCTGTCACCATAGTGCTCTGTGCTCAGTGTGTTACGGGGTCAAGGTGTGGAGCTGACCTTTGCCCTCAGACTTCTCTCAGGCAGCCAGACCATCTAAGATGATGCTCCTCTGTCTGTTCCTCCATTGTTTGCAATGGCTGCAAACACAGGTCTGGTGAGTGTGTGGAAACTCCCGGTATCCTTGTGGCACTCCGACGCTCCTCTCTGAAATCCTCCTCCTTATTCCTTGTTCCTCATGGAGAAGGGAAGGTCCTCCCCTACTGGAAGGATCCAAAGGAAATGTCCATGTGTTTGTAATGCAGGaaagggggctgccagggagTAATCAGGCCCcatattattattctattttattttatttcagcaagatcacagctgtgatggcATCATCATCACCACTCAGCTGCCCTCGAGGGAGCCATGTGACTAATCAGCACCATTCGAACAATGATGACAAGCCCGGATTCTAGGAATAGAgtctgcagcagggctggtgctgcAGTCCAATTAAGTAGCATCACCCCATGTCCCCTGTGATTTGGCCTCCTGCTGTTTGCCATTGGCCATGATGGGGTTAAAGCTGGTGCACAGGCAGCCAAGCAGCTGAGATTCCCTGAGGGTAAGTGGCCtccaagggaatgtgcagacatgcttcataaagacagttgcctccctgtctgaacagacactgcctgctgcctgtgctacctcTCTGATGGGTGAAAACCACTGCTGTTATCGGCTCCCCTTCAAGCAGGAATTGGGTATGTTGGCAGGTTTCACTATCTTTACAATGTGAAGTGAAGGGTAAAGGCTGCGAGCTGTTTACATTTGAAGATGTTCTGTGCCACCGCAGTGAACTCGGCTGGGCTTTCAGAGTGACCGAGTAACAGGGGCAGGAGGACAGGCAGCACTAGGTAGATTGGGAACCCCTCCCCTGCATGCGCCCAAGGTGCTCAGTGGGTTattcaagttacacagaaaccGGAGCTTGGAGTGTTACCACCCTGATGCCCCAAGTCAGGGTTTCTCAAGGGGTCCCATTTCTACAGGTGCCATGTGCTCTGGGGCCGgtcctgccaggggctgagttACAGGAGACCCCAAAGAATTTCAGTGACTAGTTCCCAAATCTATTTGGGTTTATTTGCTCCCGGAAATTTAATCAGCAAATGCATTTTCAAGGATTTTATTCTCTGGCTTGATTGTGAAGGCAGGAATTCAGAGCTGCCTCGCTTTGTGGTAACAGGTCCGAGAGGGAATATTTATTCTCTATAATTACTACAGTTAGTGGGCAACTGGTATCTCTTCCCCCTCTCTGGTCTCTGAGTGCCAAATGTCAGGCCTTGTAGCCTTCCCGCTCATGGGGTGGAATCCCTCCATTCTCCCACCCTCAGACTGGGctctgggctacagcccattgTGGGTCAACTGTGCTTGCCGAGGAGATCCGAGTGGGTTCAGCACCTGTGGCTGAAATGTGTGTACTAAGGTACAGATGTGTGAATGTTATGCCAAAACTATTcaatgtaatacaaatattgcAAACAGAACACATGAAAGTCTGGCGGGTGCCTGTTGATGTCACCCTTATTGAATTAAAAACCTCACCCTAGAAATGTATCCCATATGCTGGAAAGAGGCAGCTGAATAACCTGGACTGTCAGGAGTGCAGAAGAAAACTGTTCATATAATGAAGCtataaaagacatttaaaaatagcttcagtgCAGGACACATGAATACAATGACCATTTTCACCATAAACTTGCCATATATTTACACACATGTCATGATACAAGAGTCCACACTCCGAAGTGCAGGGCCAGAAAGGGTGTCTGTGTGAAGGGTGTAGCAGGGTTGAAAAGAGAACTGCATAAATACATGggcgatggatcacttgatgatgacctgttctgttcgttccctgtggggcacctggcctaagccactgtcaaagacaggatactgggctagatggacctttcgtctcactcagtatggccactcttatgtttgTATGTTCTAAGGTCACAGTGGTAAAATCACACAGTGCTCAAGCAGGCTGTGGAAATCACAGCCACAAGATATCaatgaggccaagagcttagcagaaTTCAAAGAGGGACTAAATAACCAGAAAATCCTATTACAGTAGAgagaattgttttaaaaaaaaatttggagaGGGTCTAAaccttcctgatttacaccacaaaATATGTCTAAATAGTGGGTGTCAGGAGGAAACTTTCCCTGGAGCAGGTTATCTCATAGTTGCCTATTTGAGAgcttcttccaccttcctctgaagtatctggagTAGATGGAGTGcaagtctgatccagtctggctaaTCAGATCCATGTAAATCCAACAGCATGTTTTTGCTTATCTACCTTGAGCTCTGGGAGTCTGTAGACCTGCACTGAGAGCAGAATGATTGCTTGCTAAATATcatctaatctctctctctcttttttttttagtaaggaCATTTGAGAACTTCTTGGACCTCTGCAGTACATTATGTCAGCTATCAATGACACCAAATTAAAATCTGTAATATTCCTTCTCACCGGGCTACCGAGTCATGGAGACACTCATCTCTGGATTTCTATCCCCTTCTGCTTCATGTATGTTATTTCAATAATAGGAAATTCACTCATTCTGTTCATTGTAAAGACAGatccaagcctccatgagcccatgtacattttcctttccatgttggccatcACAGACCTTGGCATATCGATAACCACCATACCGACGATACTGGGCATATACTTGTTTAATTCTAGGGAGATCAGCCTCGACGCTTGTTTAGCCCAGCTCTTCTTCATCCACTTGCTTCAATACTTTGAATCCTCTGTGCTCttgttgatggcctttgaccgcttcATTGCGATCCATAACCCACTGAGATATGCTTCCATCTTAACCCTGGCAAGAATAGCCAAGATGGGACTGGTGGCTGTGCTAAGAGCGATTGTCTTAATACTTCCACTTCCTTTTCTCCTGAAACGGTTCCGATACTGTCAtgccaatgtcctctcccattcctactgtGTGCACCAGGAGGTCATGAACATGGCTTGTTCTGATATCACAGTCAACAGCATCTATGGATTGTTTACTAAACTCTTCCAGATGGGGTTGGACTCGCTGCTCATCTTGctctcttatgtgatgatcctcaaaacagtgctgagcattgcaTCCTACAAGGAGCGCCTGagggccctgaacacctgcgTTTCCCACCTCTGCGCCCTCCTGGTCTTCTTCACACCAGAGATCAGTTTGTCTGTGATACACAGATTTGGGAAGGGCTCTTCTCCCTTACTTCAGATTCTCCTGGGATACatgtccctgcttctccccccgctGATGAACCCAATTGTGTACAgcgtgaaaagcaaacaccttcgtgTGAGGATAATCAGGGTGTTCATCAAGTGAAGGGTCAGTTCAGCACCTGGCTCCATTGACATGGGAGATGAAAAACATGGGCCACCTCTTCCATACTGGACCATTACATCTGAGATGACATGAGTTACCGATATTCACTCTGCAGAGAGGTTCAGACGAGTTCGAAGGCTGGTGAGGGAGGACAGGGCACTGGGGGATGGAGAccaaggcaggcagcagcatttaTAAAGTGACTGTGTTTGCGGAGAGCCGGGCAATTGGTAGGATGTTGGCTCATAAAAAGCGGTATTAGTAGCCTCTCTGACCTCACAATTCCTGTCGATAATCAATAAAGAGAAGGGATGTGGATGCTGTTTCCCATTACACCTGACCTGTCACTGTCTCGTCTTTGGCTAAACACCCAAGGGCCATGAAAACAGCTGCAGAGCTGTTCTGCTGTCACAGTTCTGGCCCCTCCTGAGTGCTCTGGGTTCAGCATGACCCATGGGTGCTACACCAGCTAGGGACAGGGGCTATTCAAGGGGCACAGACACCCATCCTTCCCCTATGCCCTCAGCCAGGTGCTTGTGAGTGAGTGGTGTCAGAAACATGATTAACGCAGGAGTACCAGGAGAAATTATTCAGGCAATCCCTCAGTTAATGGCTTTGCACACAGCACACCTGCTCAGTCCACTCCCCACTGAGACAGGGCAGAACTGCATGTGTGAGGAACGGTCTGACACACAGGAGTCCTGGTAAGAGACTCAGGCCAAGGTTCCCTCCCCTTCTGCTTCatttgtgctgccccagcaatGCAAAACTGTTGAAACTGGCCTCAGCTTAGGCCCTGCGAGCtcctaccccagcccagcccattcagtGTAGGGTGAGCACCTTTTCAACAGGCAAAAGTGGGATACAGGCCAGGAGCCCTGTTCCCTCGGTGACAACACCCCTGCCCCTCTTCTTTCCCCTTgagaccccactccctgctcctcctcttccactcAGACTCCATCCCCTGTtcaagccagaagccagagctgggccatAGAAAGAGCTGATCAGGGAGCCAGAGCCTCTGTGAGGAgcctccagctgccctgggcaggggactgGTGGGACAAGAAAATGTGTCATCCTATGTCTCTGCTCCTCAGGACACATCCCCAGAGAAGGTGGAGAGTCTGGGAATCcccccagcagcctgggctcctgGGGTAGATGTAACTGTGGTTTGGTGGGTCACAACTGTGGATACCAAATTCAgtacaaactgctgagaaatagggcagacagaCCCCAAAACTCATAGTTATTCTCCCAGGATCTGTACGGAAGCAGGAATACAAAGTAAACTTCTgcttcaccacactggctaacaagaagtcataaaagcagtttccttagatATTACAGTCCTTATATCCCCATCAAGAACACTAGATGGAAACATGTGTGGGTCTTTAGAACCAATTTAATGTAAGAACAGGTTCATATCATCCCAAAGGACCAGCAGCACAGACAGGTCAATACATAACTGTGATCTTACCCCAAAATCACACTGATGCCAATGCTTTGCTAGCTATAATCTAAAGCttgatttacaaaaaaa
Proteins encoded:
- the LOC123353520 gene encoding olfactory receptor 51G2-like; this encodes MSAINDTKLKSVIFLLTGLPSHGDTHLWISIPFCFMYVISIIGNSLILFIVKTDPSLHEPMYIFLSMLAITDLGISITTIPTILGIYLFNSREISLDACLAQLFFIHLLQYFESSVLLLMAFDRFIAIHNPLRYASILTLARIAKMGLVAVLRAIVLILPLPFLLKRFRYCHANVLSHSYCVHQEVMNMACSDITVNSIYGLFTKLFQMGLDSLLILLSYVMILKTVLSIASYKERLRALNTCVSHLCALLVFFTPEISLSVIHRFGKGSSPLLQILLGYMSLLLPPLMNPIVYSVKSKHLRVRIIRVFIK